In Hwangdonia lutea, a single window of DNA contains:
- a CDS encoding glycoside hydrolase family 27 protein: MKSIYLFLVVCFLSASSIYAQKFENLALTPPMGWNSWNTFECEGVNETVIREMADAMVEKGLKDVGYEYIVIDDCWQIGRDDNGYIIVDKEKFPSGIKVLADYVHSKGLKFGIYSDAGTMTCARRPGSKGFEYKDAETYAKWGVDYLKYDWCFTEGQDAKTSYKLMRDALYKAGRPIVFSMCEWGENKPWEWAENVGHLWRTTLDIDMNGRYDGNVNGNLFGWSDLVDMQVGLEKYAGPGHWNDPDMLAVGNGDMPINEARAHFSMWAMLAAPLMAGNDLRNMSFSDQEILTNKELIAINQDVLGKQGFKVVDLGNFEVWQKPLSNGDMAICLFNREIKNTKYQVNWNQMNIKDFSGAYTIKNLWQNKVIGTTDTNFLIEVPARDVVVFRLTK; this comes from the coding sequence ATGAAATCAATTTACCTTTTTTTAGTAGTATGCTTTTTATCAGCAAGCTCGATTTACGCTCAAAAATTTGAAAACTTAGCCTTAACACCACCCATGGGTTGGAATAGCTGGAACACTTTTGAATGTGAAGGCGTTAACGAAACCGTGATTAGGGAAATGGCTGATGCCATGGTAGAAAAAGGTTTAAAAGATGTTGGTTACGAGTATATTGTAATTGACGATTGCTGGCAAATAGGACGCGATGACAATGGGTACATTATTGTTGATAAAGAAAAATTTCCATCCGGAATAAAGGTTTTAGCCGATTATGTGCATTCTAAAGGATTAAAATTCGGAATATATTCTGATGCCGGCACCATGACCTGTGCACGTCGCCCTGGAAGTAAAGGTTTTGAATACAAAGATGCGGAAACCTATGCGAAGTGGGGTGTCGATTATTTAAAGTACGATTGGTGTTTCACCGAAGGTCAAGATGCTAAAACCTCTTATAAATTAATGCGTGATGCTTTGTATAAAGCGGGCAGACCCATTGTTTTTAGCATGTGCGAATGGGGCGAAAACAAGCCTTGGGAATGGGCAGAAAACGTTGGGCATTTGTGGCGTACAACCTTAGATATTGATATGAACGGGCGTTATGATGGAAACGTTAACGGTAACCTTTTTGGTTGGTCAGATTTAGTAGATATGCAAGTGGGCTTGGAAAAATATGCAGGTCCAGGGCATTGGAACGACCCCGATATGCTTGCCGTTGGGAACGGCGATATGCCCATAAACGAAGCCAGAGCCCATTTTAGTATGTGGGCTATGTTAGCGGCGCCTTTAATGGCTGGGAACGATTTGAGGAACATGTCGTTTAGCGATCAAGAAATATTGACTAATAAAGAGCTCATTGCTATAAACCAAGATGTTTTAGGCAAACAAGGCTTTAAGGTAGTAGATTTAGGGAATTTTGAGGTTTGGCAAAAACCATTATCAAATGGCGATATGGCGATTTGCTTGTTTAATAGGGAGATTAAAAACACAAAATACCAAGTTAATTGGAATCAAATGAATATCAAGGATTTTTCCGGGGCATATACCATTAAGAATTTATGGCAGAATAAAGTAATCGGCACGACCGACACCAATTTTTTAATTGAAGTTCCTGCTAGAGATGTTGTGGTATTTAGATTAACGAAATAA
- a CDS encoding family 20 glycosylhydrolase, which yields MLDFFKVKIFIYITLLGFVTSGCADSNPVNFEDKYPIIPTPQEINYGNEEIQFENINIQTSDFENEKNLLTDFFQSKNIKTDTKGLSITLNKRSVENENDEAYALTISDEIVIVAATHKGIYYGIQTLKQIFRQQGETGIFPQLTITDWPVFKIRGFMHDTGRNFQSVPQLKEQIEVLAQYKYNVFHWHLTDNPGWRLESKIYPELQAEHATLRQKGNFYSQEDFKDILEFCKERKITVIPEFDIPGHTDAFRKALQIDEMRDPKVKPILLDLFQELMDLTSAEDVPYIHMGTDEVRNDFERVSNDVIFEIMNLIRKNNREVIVWKEGIVVKKDSTSINQLWAYHEGRKGHRFIDSRSNYINHLDPFAGMARLYFQQPTRQPKGDSLALGGILAAWPDNNINHERDILIQNPIYPSMVFYSDAIWNGRAKDYPEYWAKLPPKNTKEFNDFKAFEKKVIAHRDLFFKGKEFQYIKQTDKHWKLIGPFNHQGNVETSFPVEESIKETYNVDGKHFTWTDNHTGGTIHLKHFFGFPAVTDAKQGTYYAYTNIYAPDDRIQDFWVGFQGWSRSGGRRVGPFPNQGDWHTTKPKIWVNNTEIEPPVWKQPNLGTKTDEIPFIDEDYFYRSPTKIHLKKGWNKVLLKIPQDRNSWKWMFTCIPVNIAENGVREVPELKYSTKFENN from the coding sequence ATGTTGGATTTTTTTAAAGTTAAAATTTTTATTTACATAACGCTTTTGGGTTTTGTTACCAGTGGTTGTGCGGATTCCAATCCTGTGAATTTTGAAGATAAATATCCTATAATTCCAACGCCTCAAGAAATCAATTATGGCAATGAGGAAATTCAATTTGAAAATATCAATATTCAAACCTCCGATTTTGAAAATGAAAAAAATTTGTTAACTGATTTTTTTCAATCAAAAAACATAAAAACGGATACCAAAGGGCTAAGCATTACACTTAATAAAAGGAGTGTTGAAAACGAAAACGATGAAGCCTATGCTTTAACTATTTCAGATGAAATCGTTATTGTCGCTGCAACTCATAAAGGCATTTATTACGGCATTCAAACCTTAAAGCAAATCTTTAGACAACAAGGTGAAACGGGCATCTTTCCACAGCTTACAATAACCGATTGGCCTGTATTTAAAATCCGTGGTTTTATGCACGATACGGGTAGGAATTTCCAGTCGGTTCCACAGTTAAAAGAGCAAATTGAAGTGTTAGCCCAATATAAGTACAATGTATTTCATTGGCATTTAACCGATAATCCGGGGTGGCGATTAGAGAGTAAAATTTACCCAGAATTACAGGCAGAACACGCCACGTTACGTCAAAAAGGCAATTTTTATTCGCAGGAAGATTTTAAGGATATTCTTGAGTTTTGTAAGGAAAGAAAAATAACGGTTATTCCAGAATTTGATATTCCTGGGCATACGGATGCGTTCAGAAAAGCATTGCAAATTGATGAAATGCGCGACCCAAAAGTGAAACCCATTTTATTGGATTTGTTTCAGGAGCTCATGGATTTAACCAGCGCCGAAGATGTGCCATACATCCACATGGGGACGGATGAAGTTAGAAATGATTTCGAGCGCGTTTCCAACGATGTTATTTTTGAAATTATGAATTTAATCAGAAAAAATAATAGAGAAGTCATTGTTTGGAAAGAGGGGATAGTGGTAAAAAAAGACTCGACTTCTATAAATCAACTTTGGGCCTATCATGAAGGACGAAAAGGTCATCGTTTTATAGATTCCAGAAGTAATTATATCAATCATTTAGACCCTTTTGCAGGAATGGCACGTTTATATTTTCAACAGCCAACCAGACAGCCAAAAGGCGATTCGTTGGCACTTGGCGGTATTTTAGCAGCGTGGCCTGATAATAATATCAACCACGAACGCGATATATTAATTCAAAATCCTATTTATCCTTCCATGGTATTTTATTCGGATGCTATTTGGAATGGCAGGGCAAAAGACTATCCGGAATATTGGGCAAAATTGCCACCGAAAAACACTAAGGAATTTAATGATTTTAAAGCTTTTGAAAAAAAGGTAATTGCTCACAGAGACTTGTTTTTTAAAGGAAAAGAATTTCAATACATCAAACAAACCGATAAACATTGGAAACTTATCGGGCCTTTTAACCATCAAGGTAATGTTGAAACATCCTTTCCCGTTGAGGAAAGTATAAAAGAAACTTACAATGTTGACGGAAAGCACTTTACTTGGACAGATAACCATACTGGCGGCACCATTCATCTAAAACACTTTTTTGGGTTTCCGGCGGTTACCGACGCCAAACAAGGCACCTATTATGCCTATACTAATATTTATGCGCCCGACGATAGAATTCAAGATTTCTGGGTAGGCTTTCAAGGGTGGTCGCGCTCAGGTGGCCGACGTGTTGGTCCTTTTCCAAATCAAGGTGATTGGCACACCACAAAACCAAAAATTTGGGTAAATAACACTGAAATTGAGCCACCTGTTTGGAAACAGCCTAATTTAGGCACAAAAACAGATGAGATTCCGTTTATTGATGAAGACTATTTTTATAGAAGCCCAACCAAAATTCATTTAAAAAAGGGTTGGAATAAAGTGCTTTTAAAAATACCCCAAGATAGAAACTCATGGAAATGGATGTTTACCTGTATTCCAGTAAACATTGCAGAAAATGGCGTTAGAGAAGTGCCCGAATTAAAATATAGCACTAAATTTGAGAATAACTAA
- a CDS encoding GDSL-type esterase/lipase family protein — translation MKKILIALFLISANIGFAQQYSDHYHKRKALFEKEADTKNEIIFLGNSITEGGDWKSLFPNQNVINRGISGDVTDGILYRLKEVTASKPSKVFLLIGTNDMARGKSIDYVLEHTEKIILQIKKQSKDTKIYLQSILPINPHVGQKFSGHKNNHQKIIEANQRLKILAKKHHLKYIDLHKAMRNGKKHIKPKYTYDGLHLSEAGYKKWKQVIRKYVK, via the coding sequence ATGAAAAAAATACTTATAGCGCTTTTTCTTATATCGGCTAATATTGGTTTTGCCCAACAATATTCAGACCATTACCACAAGCGGAAAGCATTATTTGAAAAAGAGGCCGATACAAAAAACGAAATCATTTTTTTAGGCAATAGCATTACTGAAGGTGGTGATTGGAAAAGTCTATTTCCCAACCAAAATGTGATAAACAGAGGGATTAGTGGCGATGTTACCGATGGGATTTTATACAGGTTAAAAGAGGTAACAGCATCAAAACCTTCAAAAGTGTTTTTGTTGATTGGTACGAATGATATGGCGCGTGGAAAAAGCATCGACTATGTTTTAGAACATACTGAAAAAATCATTTTACAGATTAAAAAACAATCAAAAGACACCAAAATCTATTTACAAAGTATTTTACCCATCAACCCTCATGTGGGCCAAAAGTTTTCGGGACATAAAAACAATCATCAAAAAATCATAGAAGCAAATCAACGCTTAAAAATATTAGCAAAAAAACACCATTTAAAATATATCGATTTGCACAAAGCCATGCGAAACGGCAAAAAGCACATCAAACCAAAATACACTTACGATGGGTTACATTTAAGTGAAGCAGGTTATAAAAAATGGAAACAAGTTATCCGTAAATATGTTAAATAG
- a CDS encoding creatininase family protein — MNKKPRPYVLAETNFKTVKDENYTVAVLPWGATEAHNYHLPYATDNILAESVAIEAASIAWSKNAKVVVLPTVPFGVNTGQLDVPLCINMNPSTQLAVLKDVVDVLQRQNIQKLVVLNAHGGNNFKQFIRELSVEFPSVFVCALNWWQVENGNDYFVEPGDHAGELETAVTMHITPHLVLPLSEAGDGAAKQFKLKGLKEGWVTSQRQWTSVTKDTGVGNPKRATPENGARFFKAVSQKVASFFEDLHHADLDDMYT; from the coding sequence ATGAACAAAAAACCACGACCCTACGTATTGGCAGAAACCAATTTTAAAACGGTAAAAGACGAAAATTATACCGTTGCCGTTTTACCTTGGGGCGCCACCGAAGCGCATAATTATCATTTGCCTTATGCTACAGATAATATTTTAGCAGAATCGGTTGCTATTGAGGCGGCAAGTATAGCGTGGAGTAAAAATGCGAAAGTGGTTGTTTTGCCAACCGTTCCGTTTGGAGTAAACACGGGGCAGTTGGATGTGCCCTTGTGTATAAACATGAATCCGAGTACGCAGTTGGCGGTTTTAAAGGATGTTGTTGATGTGCTACAGCGTCAAAACATTCAAAAATTGGTTGTTTTAAATGCACATGGCGGTAATAATTTTAAACAGTTTATAAGGGAGCTATCGGTTGAATTTCCAAGTGTGTTTGTCTGTGCCTTAAATTGGTGGCAAGTTGAAAACGGAAACGATTACTTTGTTGAACCCGGGGATCATGCCGGCGAATTGGAAACCGCGGTGACAATGCACATAACACCACATTTGGTATTGCCCTTAAGTGAAGCCGGTGATGGGGCTGCCAAACAGTTTAAATTAAAAGGTTTAAAAGAAGGTTGGGTAACGTCGCAACGCCAATGGACATCGGTTACAAAAGACACTGGTGTTGGAAATCCTAAACGGGCAACCCCAGAAAATGGCGCACGGTTTTTTAAAGCAGTGAGCCAAAAAGTAGCTTCATTTTTCGAAGACCTCCACCATGCCGATTTAGACGATATGTATACCTAA
- a CDS encoding glycoside hydrolase family 2 TIM barrel-domain containing protein, which produces MKSFKLVLITLILCFGMPSIQAQTLDPVIENPDVIGINKLDARATFFPYNSLELAKEDNMSKAENYLLLNGIWQFNYSDTPEARPADFYKEDFDTSNWNTIKVPANWEVEGFGVPIYVNATYPFQKGKLNPPDIPDGDNPVGSYKRTFNVPNHWDGKDIFIHLGAVKSAFYIWINGQKVGYSQGSKLPAEFNLTKYVKPGKNSIALEVYRWSDGSYLECQDFWRISGIERDVYLYARPNVQLADYFAKAGLENNYTDGVFDLTVDIKSIDAKKQRGTVAVEITKDNQSVYTAASAYDLAPKSDKTLKFNKIIPQVKTWSAEVPDLYQLNIIIKDRKGNVIEAISRKLGFRTSEVKDGQYLVNGKPILFKGVNRHEHDPDTGHVVSREDMLRDIQIFKEYNINAVRTAHYPNDPYFYELCDEYGIYVIDEANIESHGMGYALHRTLANNPDWLKSHLERVERMVQRDKNHPSIVIWSLGNEAGNGYNFYKSYLLAKEQDDTRPTQYERAVYEWNTDLFVPMYATPDDVEKYALNDDFTKPLVQCEFAHAMGNSMGGFKEYWDLYEKYDKLQGGFIWDYVDQGLRTVKNGREIFAYGGDFGPEGTPSDNNFLNNGLVQPDRRPNPHIHEVAHIHQDVKFYENDLANGVINVKNWYFFRDLSNYKLKWEILENGAVVESGIINDMVTAPQAKKAIKIPYKTKFKNDKEYFLNVSTILKQDEPLLKAGHVVAYEQFKLQDAKMALPENSTKAVSFKTQGDVVNVTGEGFSLAFNKKEGQLTDYSFNNKNLLKSGPVVNFWRAPIDNDYGAGTQLRYKAWKDAGTSGTVKSEVKQVSKNDIQVVFTRDIFNGDAQIISTYLVNGDGVVKVTNELKALKGEYSNFYKFGNKLVLPEDYKNITYYGKGPFEAYTDRQHAAKLGVFEQTVEEQYFPYIRPQETGNKLEVRWATVTKSDGSGIKFLSDTPFHFSALNFSEDDLHTGDKRVQHHAGEIDPRKEVFVNIDGFQQGLGSINSWGRLPMEQYRLPYQDYSYSYWMMPVIK; this is translated from the coding sequence ATGAAAAGCTTTAAGTTAGTACTAATTACTTTAATATTGTGTTTTGGGATGCCGTCTATTCAGGCACAAACACTGGATCCGGTAATAGAAAACCCAGACGTTATTGGGATAAACAAATTGGATGCACGGGCCACTTTTTTTCCATATAATTCCTTGGAATTGGCCAAAGAGGATAACATGTCTAAAGCTGAAAATTACTTATTGTTAAATGGCATTTGGCAGTTTAATTATAGTGATACTCCGGAAGCGAGACCTGCTGATTTTTATAAAGAAGATTTCGATACTTCAAATTGGAATACCATTAAAGTACCGGCAAACTGGGAAGTTGAAGGTTTTGGCGTGCCCATTTATGTAAATGCCACATATCCGTTTCAAAAAGGGAAATTAAATCCGCCCGATATTCCAGACGGAGATAACCCTGTAGGTTCGTATAAACGTACGTTTAATGTGCCTAACCATTGGGACGGGAAAGATATTTTTATTCATTTGGGTGCTGTAAAATCTGCGTTTTATATCTGGATTAACGGCCAGAAAGTAGGGTATAGCCAAGGCTCAAAGTTGCCTGCGGAATTTAATCTTACAAAGTACGTTAAACCCGGAAAAAACAGTATTGCTTTAGAGGTGTATCGTTGGAGTGACGGTAGTTATTTAGAGTGTCAGGATTTTTGGAGAATTTCAGGTATTGAGCGCGATGTGTATTTATATGCACGACCAAATGTACAATTGGCCGATTATTTTGCAAAAGCTGGATTGGAAAACAATTACACCGATGGTGTATTCGATTTAACGGTTGATATTAAAAGCATCGATGCCAAAAAACAACGCGGTACAGTGGCTGTTGAGATTACAAAAGACAACCAATCAGTTTATACCGCTGCTTCAGCTTACGATTTAGCACCAAAATCAGATAAAACCTTAAAATTCAATAAAATCATTCCGCAGGTAAAAACATGGTCTGCAGAAGTACCCGATTTATATCAATTAAATATCATTATTAAAGACAGAAAAGGCAACGTTATTGAGGCTATTTCAAGAAAATTAGGATTCAGAACTTCAGAAGTTAAAGATGGACAATACCTTGTAAATGGAAAACCGATTTTATTTAAAGGGGTGAACAGGCACGAACACGACCCAGATACGGGGCACGTTGTTTCAAGAGAAGATATGCTTCGGGATATTCAGATTTTTAAGGAATATAACATCAATGCCGTAAGAACGGCACATTATCCAAACGACCCTTATTTTTACGAGTTGTGCGATGAGTATGGTATCTACGTTATCGACGAGGCCAACATCGAATCGCATGGTATGGGTTATGCATTGCACAGAACATTGGCAAATAATCCAGATTGGTTAAAATCGCATTTAGAGCGTGTAGAGCGCATGGTACAACGCGATAAAAACCATCCATCTATCGTGATTTGGTCTTTGGGTAACGAAGCGGGCAATGGGTACAATTTTTATAAGTCGTATTTATTGGCAAAAGAACAGGATGATACCAGACCAACGCAGTACGAGCGTGCGGTTTACGAATGGAATACCGATTTGTTTGTGCCTATGTATGCCACTCCAGATGATGTGGAAAAATACGCCTTAAACGACGATTTTACAAAACCTTTAGTGCAATGTGAGTTTGCACACGCTATGGGAAATAGTATGGGTGGTTTTAAGGAATATTGGGATTTATATGAAAAATACGATAAACTACAAGGTGGTTTTATTTGGGATTATGTTGATCAAGGTTTAAGAACCGTTAAAAACGGCAGGGAAATTTTTGCCTATGGTGGCGATTTCGGACCGGAAGGCACACCAAGTGACAACAACTTTTTAAATAACGGATTGGTACAACCCGATAGAAGACCAAATCCGCATATTCACGAAGTAGCGCACATTCATCAAGACGTTAAGTTTTATGAAAATGATTTAGCCAATGGCGTTATAAATGTAAAGAATTGGTATTTCTTCAGGGATTTGTCAAACTACAAGCTAAAGTGGGAAATCCTTGAAAACGGAGCGGTTGTTGAATCAGGAATTATTAATGATATGGTAACGGCACCACAGGCTAAAAAAGCCATTAAGATTCCTTATAAAACAAAATTTAAAAACGATAAAGAATATTTCTTGAATGTCTCTACCATTTTAAAACAAGACGAGCCATTATTAAAAGCAGGTCATGTTGTGGCTTACGAGCAATTTAAGTTACAAGATGCTAAAATGGCATTACCCGAAAATTCAACTAAAGCCGTTAGTTTTAAAACTCAAGGTGATGTTGTAAACGTAACGGGCGAAGGCTTCAGTTTAGCATTCAATAAAAAAGAAGGACAGCTCACAGATTACTCTTTCAACAATAAAAATTTGCTAAAAAGTGGTCCCGTAGTGAACTTTTGGCGTGCACCAATTGACAACGATTATGGTGCAGGAACACAATTACGCTACAAAGCATGGAAAGATGCCGGAACTTCGGGTACCGTTAAATCTGAAGTTAAGCAAGTATCTAAAAATGATATACAGGTTGTTTTTACAAGGGATATATTTAATGGCGATGCCCAAATTATAAGCACTTATTTGGTAAATGGCGATGGCGTTGTAAAAGTTACGAACGAATTAAAAGCCCTTAAAGGCGAGTATTCTAATTTTTATAAATTCGGAAATAAACTCGTTTTACCAGAGGATTACAAAAACATTACTTACTACGGAAAGGGGCCTTTTGAAGCCTATACCGATAGACAACATGCGGCTAAGTTAGGGGTGTTTGAGCAAACGGTTGAAGAACAGTATTTCCCGTACATCCGTCCGCAAGAAACAGGTAATAAATTGGAAGTGCGTTGGGCTACGGTAACTAAATCAGATGGATCGGGAATTAAGTTTTTAAGCGACACGCCATTCCATTTTTCAGCACTTAATTTTAGTGAAGACGATTTGCATACCGGAGATAAAAGAGTGCAACATCACGCAGGGGAAATCGATCCACGAAAAGAGGTTTTTGTAAATATTGATGGTTTCCAGCAGGGCTTAGGCAGTATAAACAGTTGGGGAAGATTACCAATGGAACAGTACCGATTGCCTTATCAGGATTATTCGTACTCATATTGGATGATGCCTGTAATTAAATAA
- a CDS encoding glycoside hydrolase family 27 protein — MHKYILLLTLMFLMSCQTKGNKNDILTSHQKESKYTLKPQTPIMGWSSWNNFHVNINEDIIKAQADYMLSSGMAEAGYSYINIDDGFFGGRDSEGNLLVHKERFPNGMKVISDYIHSKGLKAGIYAEAGINTCASYWDKDTIGAGSGLFGHDRKDLKLMLKDWNYDFIKVDWCGGDWLGLDEETRYTQIANIIKEIKPNTVYNICRWEFPGEWALQIADSWRISGDISNKFESILHIIDLNADLWKYASPGHVNDMDMLQVGRGMSYEEDKTHFSMWCMMNSPLLAGNDLRSMSHETISILTNKELIALNQDPLVYQARRLIDHGDLEVWAKPLIHTMSGKVAVALLNRSNKTETMSFDLDTVGIDVSKGYSYRDLWAQKDFEKTSEKSLSFQVPKHGVVVLKIEGVSKPFNVFQNK; from the coding sequence ATGCATAAATACATTCTGCTATTAACATTAATGTTTTTAATGTCTTGCCAAACCAAAGGCAATAAAAATGATATTTTAACTTCGCATCAAAAGGAATCAAAGTATACCCTAAAACCCCAAACCCCTATTATGGGTTGGTCCAGTTGGAATAATTTTCATGTCAACATAAACGAAGACATCATCAAAGCGCAAGCCGATTATATGCTGTCATCAGGAATGGCTGAGGCTGGCTATTCGTACATAAATATTGACGACGGTTTTTTTGGCGGCCGTGATTCTGAAGGTAATTTATTGGTGCATAAAGAGCGGTTTCCCAATGGGATGAAAGTCATTTCAGATTACATTCATTCCAAAGGTTTAAAAGCAGGTATTTATGCTGAAGCTGGCATTAATACCTGTGCGTCTTATTGGGACAAAGACACTATTGGAGCAGGGTCGGGGCTTTTTGGTCACGACAGAAAAGATTTAAAATTAATGCTGAAAGACTGGAATTACGATTTTATAAAAGTTGATTGGTGCGGTGGCGATTGGTTGGGATTGGATGAAGAAACCCGATATACACAAATAGCAAACATTATAAAAGAGATTAAACCCAACACTGTTTACAACATTTGCCGATGGGAATTTCCGGGTGAATGGGCGCTTCAAATAGCCGATTCTTGGCGGATTTCGGGTGATATTTCCAATAAGTTTGAATCCATTTTACACATCATCGATTTGAATGCCGATTTATGGAAGTACGCTTCCCCAGGACATGTAAACGATATGGATATGTTACAAGTGGGGCGTGGCATGAGCTACGAAGAAGACAAAACCCATTTTAGCATGTGGTGCATGATGAACTCACCACTTTTAGCCGGTAACGATTTACGAAGCATGAGCCATGAAACCATTTCCATATTAACAAATAAAGAATTGATAGCCTTGAACCAAGACCCATTGGTGTATCAAGCGCGTCGTTTAATAGATCATGGCGATTTGGAAGTTTGGGCAAAACCATTAATTCATACCATGAGCGGAAAGGTGGCAGTCGCATTGCTCAATAGATCAAATAAAACAGAAACTATGTCTTTTGATTTAGATACCGTTGGAATCGATGTTTCAAAAGGGTATTCGTATCGCGATTTATGGGCGCAAAAAGATTTTGAGAAAACAAGTGAAAAAAGCTTGTCTTTTCAAGTCCCAAAACATGGCGTGGTGGTTTTAAAAATCGAAGGTGTTTCAAAACCATTTAATGTGTTTCAGAATAAATAG